Below is a window of Syntrophomonas wolfei subsp. wolfei str. Goettingen G311 DNA.
TTGAGCGGGGAGTAACGCGTATTGCCGATATGAAAGTTTTTGAACACCAGGTGCCTGGAGGCATGATTACCAACCTCTACTCGCAATTGGAAGAACAGAAGGCTTCCCACCGCATTGACGAGGTGCTGGCGGAAATACCAAGGGTGAGAGCAGATTTGGGCTATCCCCCGTTGGTTACGCCTACCAGCCAGATAATTGGGATTCAAGCGGTGCTGAATATATTAATGGGAGAAAGATATAAGCTCTGCCCCGGTGAGGTAAAGGACTATGTCCGGGGCTATTACGGTAAACCGGCGGTAGCAATTAAGGACGAGATCCGGAAAAAGATAATTGGCGACGAAGAGGTCATTACCGTCCGGCCTGCTGATTTGCTGGAGCCGGCCTGGGAGAGATCTCGCCAGGAGCTGGGTGAACTGGCGGAGAGTGAGGAGGATATACTTACTTATGCTTTGTTCCCCCAAGTTGCCTTAAAATTTTTCGAATATAGAAAAAACAGGGGGGCCGAAGATATTCCCCAGATTTCTTCCATAGATACTCTGGGGGAAGAACTGCTTGATGAAGAAGCCCCGGTAGCAATACCGCCGGTGGTTTCGCGAGTTAAGAAGGTTGCAGCTCATGGGGGAGATGATGAAATGAAAATCGATGAAATTAGAGAATTGATACTCTTGATGGACCAGAGCAGTATCAGTGAACTGGAAGTACAAAAAGACGCTTATAGACTAAGTTTACGCAAAGGAAATGGGCCGGCAATTGATAAAGCGGCAACTGCTGCACCGATGAATTTGCCCCCGGCCCTCTCCAGTGAAGCAGCTAAGCTTGAGCAGGATAATTTTACGGAGATTTTGGCTCCCATGGTGGGGACTTTCTATGCGGCACCTTCCCCGGATTCCCCTCCCTATGTGCAGCCGGGAGACCATGTTAGCCCGGGTCAGACCCTGTGCATACTGGAGGCCATGAAGTTGATGAATGAGATAAAAACCGAATTTGCCGGAACCATTATTGAAATCATGGTGGACAACGCGGAAGCGGTTGAATATGGTCAAGTCCTGTTCTTAATAGAGAAAGACTAGGGGTGATAGCTTGTTTTCCCGAGTTCTAATAGCCAATCGTGGAGAAATTGCCCTGCGGATTATAAGAGCATGTAAAGAACTGGGCATAGAAACCGTTGCCGTATATTCAGTTGCGGATAAAGACAGCCTGCATGTTAAACAGGCGGATGAGGCTATCTGTATCGGCGGAGCCCCGGCCCGGCAAAGCTATCTTAATATATCCAATATAATTGCCGCTGCTCAGAATAGCGGGGCTGAGGCTATTCATCCCGGGTATGGCTTTCTGGCGGAGAATTCCCATTTTGCCAGTTTGTGTTCCAGCTATAATATCAAGTTCATTGGCCCCCCACCAGAAGTTATTGAACTTATGGGAGATAAAGTGCAAGCTCGGGAACTGGTAAAAAGTGTGGGAGTTCCAGTTGTGCCTGGAAGTGATGGGGCGGTGCAATCATATAAAGAA
It encodes the following:
- the accB gene encoding acetyl-CoA carboxylase biotin carboxyl carrier protein; the protein is MELGKIKITDTSLRDGHQSLWATRMTTEDMLPILENIDEVGYHSLEVWGGATFDVCIRYLNEDPWERLRKIRRGIKKTKLQMLLRGQSIVGYTHYPDDIVEKFVEKAAENGIDIFRVFDALNDIRNLETCMRAAKKSGKHVQACVVYTVSPVHTMQHFVETALRLKDMGADSICIKDMAGLLSPYASFELVKALKDNVQLPLQLHTHYIGGLAIAALLKAAEAGVDIIDTASVPMAFGSSQPPVETIVRALQDTPWDTGLDLHALFNIATHFEQIRKHKGFERGVTRIADMKVFEHQVPGGMITNLYSQLEEQKASHRIDEVLAEIPRVRADLGYPPLVTPTSQIIGIQAVLNILMGERYKLCPGEVKDYVRGYYGKPAVAIKDEIRKKIIGDEEVITVRPADLLEPAWERSRQELGELAESEEDILTYALFPQVALKFFEYRKNRGAEDIPQISSIDTLGEELLDEEAPVAIPPVVSRVKKVAAHGGDDEMKIDEIRELILLMDQSSISELEVQKDAYRLSLRKGNGPAIDKAATAAPMNLPPALSSEAAKLEQDNFTEILAPMVGTFYAAPSPDSPPYVQPGDHVSPGQTLCILEAMKLMNEIKTEFAGTIIEIMVDNAEAVEYGQVLFLIEKD